In a single window of the Methanolobus psychrophilus R15 genome:
- a CDS encoding nucleic acid-binding OB-fold tRNA/helicase-type protein, translating to MAEREMAHRVFAREFNDSRFQISSSSDVTSQADLHAPNFLVTTAGAKVNRLFIAGVITEVEDIGSHKGGEKELWRARVSDPTGTFTVYSGNFQPETSVFLSTVEVPSFVTIIGKVRSYEPGDGSVFVSLRPEEINHADENTRNRWMVDTAELTLDRLDVFEEALSSGLSGMELFDHLSLKNVPSHIAEGVCMALDFYRTDRSYIQGMREHIRDALLSIESSLSAVAGDLFDTEEFIMFLLQEVNGGKGMEYTELLRQAGSKNIPAGSVEKTVRSLLSDGHIYEPKVGFFRAIV from the coding sequence ATGGCTGAAAGAGAGATGGCCCACAGGGTATTTGCCAGGGAGTTCAATGACTCCAGATTCCAGATCAGCTCCAGCTCGGACGTTACCAGTCAGGCGGACCTGCATGCCCCGAATTTCCTTGTGACAACGGCAGGTGCAAAGGTGAATCGTCTTTTTATAGCCGGAGTCATAACGGAGGTAGAAGATATCGGAAGCCATAAAGGAGGGGAAAAGGAGCTGTGGAGAGCAAGGGTGTCGGACCCGACAGGCACATTTACCGTGTACTCGGGAAATTTCCAGCCGGAAACATCGGTGTTTCTTTCGACAGTTGAAGTCCCTTCTTTTGTGACCATTATCGGAAAGGTCCGTTCGTATGAACCGGGAGATGGCTCGGTTTTTGTTTCATTGCGTCCTGAGGAGATCAACCACGCTGACGAGAACACTCGTAATCGATGGATGGTTGATACCGCGGAACTGACACTTGATCGTCTGGATGTCTTTGAAGAGGCCCTATCATCAGGCCTGAGCGGAATGGAGCTGTTCGACCACCTTTCACTGAAGAACGTGCCGTCGCATATTGCAGAAGGAGTATGCATGGCTCTGGACTTTTATCGCACTGACAGGTCTTACATCCAGGGTATGAGGGAACATATCAGGGATGCCCTGCTCTCCATAGAGAGCAGTCTGTCTGCAGTTGCCGGTGACCTTTTCGATACTGAGGAATTTATCATGTTTCTTCTGCAGGAGGTGAACGGGGGAAAAGGTATGGAATACACTGAGCTTCTCCGGCAAGCAGGTTCAAAGAACATTCCGGCAGGATCAGTTGAAAAGACTGTACGTTCGCTCCTTTCAGACGGGCACATATACGAGCCCAAAGTAGGCTTCTTCAGAGCAATTGTCTGA
- a CDS encoding nucleic acid-binding OB-fold tRNA/helicase-type protein — MKMKEISQEIHRKFQELGVEISLEDIEDRLDKMVSKFKVPKEEARRSVVNYFLKENNIPKNQFYTGQSESPLMKISELNVDGKWVNIKGKVVQLWENTHESISQVGLIGDETGTIKFTKWGSAEFPEVVEGQTYYFKNIVVNEWNGKFQLNMNKSSSVEQLDEDITVGTSTITFTGALVDIQSGSGLIKRCPQCNRALTKGACMEHGKVDGVYDLRIKAVLDDGVTAQDAIIKRDLAEEMTGLTLESAISLAADALDQGVVLEEMKKLLVGKYYTATGSRVERYLLVDSMAPRSTIDTQELDELIAASEVV, encoded by the coding sequence TTGAAAATGAAAGAGATTTCGCAAGAGATTCACAGAAAGTTCCAGGAACTTGGAGTAGAGATTTCCCTTGAGGATATTGAAGACAGGCTTGACAAAATGGTCAGCAAGTTCAAGGTCCCCAAAGAGGAAGCAAGAAGAAGTGTTGTTAACTATTTCTTAAAAGAGAACAACATCCCCAAAAATCAGTTTTACACCGGCCAGTCGGAATCGCCTCTTATGAAGATCTCCGAACTGAACGTTGACGGAAAGTGGGTGAATATAAAGGGCAAGGTTGTGCAGCTTTGGGAAAACACCCATGAGTCGATATCCCAGGTGGGTCTCATTGGTGATGAAACCGGCACTATCAAATTCACAAAATGGGGAAGTGCTGAATTCCCGGAAGTCGTCGAAGGCCAGACTTACTATTTCAAGAACATTGTTGTCAACGAGTGGAATGGAAAGTTCCAGCTCAACATGAACAAGAGCAGTTCGGTAGAGCAACTAGACGAGGACATCACGGTAGGCACATCAACAATCACATTCACCGGTGCTCTGGTAGATATCCAGTCCGGGTCCGGTCTGATAAAGCGTTGCCCACAGTGCAACAGGGCACTTACCAAGGGCGCATGCATGGAGCATGGGAAAGTGGACGGGGTCTACGATCTCAGGATCAAGGCTGTCCTGGATGATGGTGTCACTGCACAGGATGCGATCATAAAAAGGGACCTTGCAGAAGAGATGACGGGACTTACGCTTGAGAGTGCAATATCCCTTGCAGCAGATGCCCTTGATCAGGGCGTAGTGCTTGAAGAGATGAAGAAACTGCTTGTAGGTAAATATTACACAGCTACTGGCTCAAGGGTTGAGAGATACCTGCTGGTAGATTCCATGGCTCCCAGATCAACCATAGACACGCAGGAACTGGATGAGCTCATAGCTGCATCAGAGGTGGTATAA
- a CDS encoding amino acid permease-like protein, with product MGTIRTTERLGRSLGFFQTFAIGTGTMIGAGIFILPGIAISAAGPAAILSFLFGGILSMATAISMAELATGMPKAGGSYYFISRAMGAAFGAVIGLGAWLALVFKGSFALIGLADYLFVLIPIPIMVTAVVSGLLLLFINYRGARSSGSLQNVIVIFLLLILALFIVKGLFLFDPQKFTPFMPYGYSSVFSTTGLIFISYLGITQLAAISEEVKEPSKNLPRALIASVGVVTLIYVGVMIVVSGALTLEQSINTFTPLVDVAVIMSGDLGKIMIVIAGLLATVSTANAAILSSSRFPFAMGRDDLIPNWFVKIHEKHDTPYRAILVTGLVMISLLLLFNVEQLAKLGSTFNILIFVLINSSVILLRNRSLEEYKPAFRDPFFPYTQIIGIIFSLALLPTMGLLPMVFALFIIFAGLTWYKYYGKGKAFPKYDIFDVLENNIQPVPLEASSKIKILVPIANPKHEMDLLYLADNLGDQIIGLSVIKVPQQTSLTAAQEAFHENRLMMDGLLRERFEKFPIIVGHEREYIIAFDHSITNSIMEQAQLEKVDFIIIGWHEVNRFHPSLGTVANQVLSVANNNTVVLKGYLPAKIGRIVVAYNGKENSRYGLHLAKRLSKSTGVPLHVLRVIKPNLAEDVKVSVHRDLEELAGDTCMAPIIYHVKEHFSAENAVLEFLTEDDLLIIGDSSSRFKFSLIGNLPYVLAKGYKGPLLIIKKHKPLSSEGVNNMLLKKLNKLKFYIRGPQ from the coding sequence ATGGGTACGATCAGAACCACAGAAAGACTTGGACGCAGTCTGGGTTTTTTTCAGACTTTTGCCATCGGGACAGGTACAATGATAGGGGCGGGAATATTCATATTGCCCGGGATAGCAATATCCGCAGCAGGTCCGGCAGCTATACTCTCTTTCCTTTTTGGCGGCATCCTATCAATGGCAACTGCCATAAGCATGGCTGAACTGGCTACCGGCATGCCCAAGGCAGGAGGCAGTTATTATTTCATCAGCAGGGCGATGGGTGCAGCCTTTGGCGCTGTCATCGGTTTGGGGGCATGGCTTGCGCTGGTGTTCAAAGGTTCTTTTGCGTTGATTGGGCTGGCAGATTATCTTTTTGTATTAATTCCAATACCTATAATGGTCACTGCTGTCGTTTCAGGACTGTTATTATTGTTCATAAATTACCGTGGGGCACGAAGCAGCGGCTCACTGCAGAATGTAATCGTTATCTTCCTGCTTCTCATACTGGCTTTGTTCATTGTAAAAGGTTTGTTTTTGTTCGATCCCCAAAAGTTCACTCCTTTCATGCCATATGGGTACAGCTCAGTATTTTCCACAACAGGGCTTATTTTTATATCCTATCTTGGAATAACGCAGCTCGCAGCAATATCCGAGGAAGTTAAGGAGCCGTCCAAGAACCTTCCGCGTGCTCTCATCGCATCAGTAGGTGTTGTCACTCTAATTTACGTGGGAGTAATGATAGTTGTAAGCGGCGCCTTAACACTGGAGCAATCGATAAACACCTTTACTCCTCTTGTAGACGTTGCCGTGATAATGAGTGGAGATCTTGGCAAAATAATGATAGTTATAGCCGGGTTACTTGCCACCGTCTCTACTGCTAACGCTGCAATACTTTCCTCGTCCAGGTTTCCTTTCGCTATGGGTCGGGATGATCTAATACCAAATTGGTTTGTCAAGATACATGAGAAGCATGATACTCCATATCGTGCTATCCTGGTCACAGGGCTTGTGATGATTTCCCTGCTGCTTCTGTTCAATGTGGAACAGCTGGCAAAGCTTGGCAGCACTTTCAATATCCTTATATTCGTCCTTATCAATTCCTCGGTAATACTCCTGAGGAACAGATCGCTCGAAGAATACAAACCTGCCTTCCGAGACCCTTTTTTTCCTTACACTCAGATAATAGGCATTATTTTCAGTCTTGCATTGTTGCCCACTATGGGGTTATTACCCATGGTTTTCGCATTATTTATCATCTTTGCAGGGTTAACGTGGTACAAGTACTATGGAAAAGGAAAAGCTTTTCCCAAATATGACATTTTTGATGTCCTGGAAAACAACATCCAGCCTGTACCACTGGAGGCCAGTTCTAAGATCAAGATACTTGTCCCAATAGCAAACCCAAAACATGAAATGGACCTGCTGTATCTTGCCGACAATCTTGGTGATCAGATAATAGGTCTTAGCGTTATCAAGGTCCCTCAGCAGACCAGTTTAACAGCAGCTCAGGAAGCATTTCATGAGAACAGGCTCATGATGGATGGCCTCCTGAGGGAAAGGTTTGAAAAATTTCCTATAATTGTAGGCCACGAAAGGGAATACATAATAGCTTTTGACCACAGCATCACAAATTCCATTATGGAGCAGGCTCAACTGGAGAAAGTCGATTTCATCATAATTGGATGGCACGAAGTGAACCGCTTCCATCCCTCTCTTGGAACTGTTGCAAACCAGGTACTTTCTGTTGCAAACAACAATACAGTTGTATTGAAAGGTTATCTTCCTGCAAAGATAGGACGCATAGTCGTTGCCTATAACGGGAAGGAAAACTCTCGCTATGGGTTGCATCTTGCCAAGAGATTGTCAAAGAGTACTGGTGTACCGCTGCATGTGTTGAGGGTGATAAAACCGAATCTTGCGGAGGATGTGAAAGTTTCTGTTCACCGTGATCTCGAGGAACTTGCCGGGGATACTTGCATGGCGCCTATTATTTATCATGTGAAGGAACACTTCTCAGCTGAGAATGCGGTACTTGAGTTCCTTACGGAAGACGATCTCCTGATAATAGGTGACTCAAGCAGCAGGTTCAAGTTCTCTTTAATAGGCAATTTGCCTTATGTGCTGGCCAAGGGATACAAGGGGCCCCTGCTGATCATCAAGAAGCATAAACCGCTCTCTTCAGAAGGCGTCAATAACATGCTGCTGAAGAAGCTCAACAAGCTTAAGTTTTACATACGAGGTCCTCAATGA
- a CDS encoding aldolase — MVIRMVSIREEDIKIPLDVPLAARATYLKNYMEITKGTGRMMLFAGDQKVEHLNDDFFGEGIPEDDNDPEHLFRIAAQGKIGVFATQLGLIARYGMDYADVPYLVKVNSKSNLVETEQMDPFSNQWYDARQVAEFRDNSGLRILGVGYTIYLGSEFEADMLNQAAQLIYESHRYGLITVLWIYPRGAAVEDEKDPHLIAGATGVGAALNADFVKVNYPKKEGQKSEEVFKEAVLAAGRTKVVCAGGSSDECEPFLRKLHKQIHISGAQGNATGRNIHQRPLDEAVRICNAVYAITIENASVEEALQIYKGK, encoded by the coding sequence ATGGTGATAAGAATGGTCTCAATCAGGGAAGAAGATATAAAAATACCTTTAGATGTACCGCTGGCTGCGCGTGCAACCTACTTAAAGAACTATATGGAAATAACCAAAGGAACAGGAAGGATGATGCTTTTTGCAGGCGACCAGAAAGTGGAGCACCTGAACGATGATTTCTTCGGTGAAGGCATCCCGGAGGATGACAATGATCCTGAACACCTTTTCAGGATAGCAGCCCAGGGGAAGATTGGTGTTTTCGCTACACAGCTTGGTCTTATTGCAAGATATGGGATGGACTATGCGGACGTACCCTATCTGGTGAAGGTCAATTCCAAGTCCAACCTTGTGGAAACCGAGCAGATGGACCCTTTCAGCAACCAGTGGTACGATGCCAGGCAGGTAGCTGAGTTCCGCGACAACAGCGGGCTCAGGATACTTGGCGTTGGGTACACCATATACCTTGGAAGCGAGTTTGAGGCCGATATGCTGAACCAGGCAGCTCAACTCATATACGAATCACACAGGTATGGCCTTATTACAGTCCTCTGGATATACCCTAGGGGAGCAGCAGTGGAGGACGAGAAAGACCCGCATCTTATAGCAGGTGCTACAGGAGTCGGGGCAGCCCTTAACGCTGACTTTGTGAAGGTAAACTACCCCAAGAAGGAAGGACAGAAGTCCGAAGAAGTGTTCAAAGAGGCAGTATTGGCTGCCGGAAGGACAAAAGTGGTCTGTGCAGGTGGCTCCAGTGATGAATGTGAACCATTCCTGAGAAAGCTGCACAAACAGATACACATAAGCGGCGCCCAGGGAAATGCAACCGGCAGGAATATCCATCAGAGACCGCTGGATGAAGCCGTGAGGATATGCAATGCCGTCTACGCCATAACGATTGAGAATGCGTCGGTGGAAGAGGCACTGCAGATATACAAAGGCAAGTAA
- a CDS encoding PAS/PAC sensor signal transduction histidine kinase → MSGRVTNERKNDSYNREELSGKDSERKCSCCLSCCFVISLSSLAGISRVLVERPDIFMRWKIGEIVIVLLFLFITTLLFCRRCYRELERTYKEIDSAEKIKDEFISNLRHELKTPLIPIKGYSELLQDENLGSVNEKQRDALQKILGSCEKLMHRIDSLIFMSIANSGDIDYSFMLLRVEDILTNVLSELGPEAKKKEQILENDIAKGLPFVYGDKTYLKEVFMQVLDNAIKFTPAEGTIRISVYEGHKSLHIKITDNGIGIPEKSMEKVFDRFYQADGSKARKYNGNGLGLYVARSIITAHHGNIWIESIEGTGTTVHIRLPEPDIYKQD, encoded by the coding sequence ATGTCAGGCCGAGTTACAAATGAGAGAAAAAACGATAGTTACAACAGGGAAGAACTTTCAGGGAAGGATAGTGAAAGAAAGTGTTCCTGTTGCCTTAGTTGCTGTTTTGTTATTTCCCTAAGCAGCCTGGCGGGAATATCACGAGTACTTGTTGAGAGACCGGATATTTTTATGAGGTGGAAAATAGGCGAGATAGTGATAGTCCTGTTATTCCTGTTTATTACAACTCTTCTGTTTTGCCGGAGATGTTACAGGGAACTGGAAAGAACCTATAAAGAAATCGATTCCGCAGAAAAAATCAAGGATGAGTTCATATCCAATCTCAGGCATGAACTGAAAACGCCACTCATACCAATAAAAGGATATTCGGAGCTCTTACAGGACGAGAACCTGGGAAGCGTAAATGAAAAACAAAGAGATGCCCTGCAAAAGATACTGGGCAGTTGCGAGAAGCTGATGCACAGGATAGACTCGTTGATCTTTATGAGCATAGCAAATTCAGGAGATATTGATTACTCCTTTATGCTGCTCAGAGTCGAGGATATCCTCACGAATGTCTTATCCGAATTAGGACCAGAGGCAAAGAAGAAAGAGCAGATCCTTGAAAATGACATTGCAAAAGGGCTTCCCTTTGTTTATGGTGACAAGACTTACCTGAAAGAGGTCTTCATGCAGGTGCTGGACAATGCCATTAAGTTCACACCTGCAGAAGGAACCATAAGAATTTCAGTATATGAAGGTCACAAGAGCCTCCATATCAAGATAACAGATAACGGAATAGGAATCCCGGAGAAGAGTATGGAGAAGGTCTTTGATAGATTTTACCAGGCAGACGGATCGAAAGCCAGAAAATATAATGGCAACGGATTAGGATTGTACGTAGCCAGATCCATAATAACGGCTCATCACGGAAACATCTGGATAGAGAGCATTGAAGGAACCGGCACGACAGTACATATCAGACTTCCTGAACCGGATATCTATAAACAGGATTAA
- a CDS encoding transcriptional regulator, MarR family: MIELLHSKSGITKFQILIEVAAHQPNVRQKEIAEKIGVTPQAVSEYIKELVAEGHIYSEGRVRYRITKQGVEWVLENANDMKRYARYVMSDIISHVSTWTAIAEEELTKGEKVYLRMSKGLLYVGTKDVTNASGTTISDAKEGEDVGVTDLLGLIDLENAAITVCRIPRVERGGSKNVDIERLRSLAKSKSYIATVGVESLVALKRIGLKPDVMFGARESVIEAAYHGLSSLVLAIDEEVPAILSRLEAENLEYELVDLSIQ, from the coding sequence ATGATAGAACTCCTTCATAGCAAGAGCGGTATCACCAAATTCCAGATCCTCATAGAAGTAGCCGCTCACCAGCCTAATGTAAGGCAGAAGGAGATTGCTGAAAAGATAGGCGTCACACCGCAGGCAGTATCAGAGTATATAAAAGAGCTGGTTGCTGAAGGCCATATATACTCAGAAGGAAGAGTACGCTACCGCATCACCAAGCAGGGTGTCGAATGGGTACTTGAGAATGCAAACGACATGAAGCGTTATGCACGCTATGTCATGAGCGACATAATCAGCCATGTGTCCACCTGGACCGCCATAGCTGAGGAAGAACTTACCAAAGGTGAAAAAGTTTACCTCAGGATGAGCAAGGGACTTCTCTATGTTGGCACAAAGGATGTCACAAATGCCTCCGGGACCACCATATCCGATGCAAAGGAAGGGGAGGATGTAGGGGTTACTGACCTGCTGGGGCTTATTGACCTGGAAAATGCGGCCATCACTGTCTGCAGGATACCGAGGGTCGAAAGAGGGGGATCAAAGAATGTTGATATTGAACGCCTCAGGTCCCTGGCAAAGTCCAAGTCCTATATTGCAACTGTCGGTGTTGAGTCCCTTGTTGCGCTAAAGAGGATAGGCCTGAAGCCTGACGTGATGTTTGGTGCAAGGGAGTCTGTCATCGAGGCGGCATATCATGGTCTCTCATCGCTGGTGCTGGCCATTGACGAGGAAGTGCCTGCTATCCTGAGCAGGCTTGAGGCAGAGAATCTTGAATATGAACTTGTGGACCTGAGCATCCAATGA
- a CDS encoding phosphoesterase, translated as MKLLVISDTHIETDTIPQYLAGIIEDYDLVVHAGDFSSMSFYRALESTGKLRAVHGNTDEKELQELLPEKLIFEVEGVKIGVVHEGALSIVDTTPMRYLALEMGVSVLIFGHLHRPIIEKMDVLLICPGSPTKPRMSDPCAVELIIDNGSVSANIIEISGQSCSYVDFSRKLERDKSS; from the coding sequence ATGAAGCTTTTAGTAATATCTGATACACATATTGAAACTGATACTATCCCGCAGTATCTCGCAGGCATTATCGAGGACTATGACCTCGTTGTGCATGCCGGGGACTTCAGCTCCATGAGTTTTTACAGAGCCCTTGAATCTACAGGAAAACTCCGGGCAGTCCACGGGAACACCGATGAGAAGGAGCTGCAGGAGCTTCTTCCTGAAAAGCTCATCTTTGAAGTGGAAGGAGTTAAGATAGGGGTCGTGCACGAAGGAGCGCTATCTATAGTGGATACCACCCCGATGAGGTACCTGGCACTTGAAATGGGCGTGAGCGTGCTAATATTTGGTCATCTGCACAGGCCGATAATAGAAAAAATGGATGTTCTCCTGATCTGCCCGGGATCACCCACAAAACCAAGGATGTCAGATCCCTGTGCAGTTGAGCTTATAATAGATAACGGTTCGGTGAGCGCGAACATTATAGAGATAAGCGGACAATCGTGCAGCTATGTTGATTTTTCAAGGAAACTTGAACGGGATAAAAGTTCCTGA
- a CDS encoding ArsR family transcriptional regulator, which translates to MSKRTRIINDPSELVPLLQVFGSKRHKKVFDALLNLWMTKDGLEDMLGTDVTHSINVLKKSGLIESQWHMPEPGKTPEKEYRTSYSKVQTNFQCSFEDMSDIIMLTFMPYEEVKDSIEELEKLVEQGNNSMSSLTRALNKSPLYIRAVARRSDNLTVMGQRLKMTDEEKE; encoded by the coding sequence ATGAGTAAACGAACAAGAATAATCAACGACCCTTCTGAACTCGTACCTCTGCTTCAGGTTTTTGGATCAAAGAGACATAAAAAAGTATTTGATGCACTTCTTAACCTATGGATGACAAAGGATGGCCTGGAAGATATGTTGGGAACCGATGTCACGCATAGTATCAATGTCCTCAAGAAAAGCGGACTGATAGAAAGCCAATGGCACATGCCGGAGCCGGGAAAAACACCCGAGAAAGAATATCGCACATCTTATTCAAAGGTCCAGACAAACTTCCAGTGTTCCTTTGAGGATATGAGCGACATCATCATGCTGACTTTTATGCCATATGAAGAAGTGAAGGATTCAATAGAAGAACTTGAAAAATTAGTAGAGCAAGGGAACAATTCAATGAGCAGTCTTACACGGGCGCTGAACAAAAGCCCGCTGTACATACGTGCAGTAGCCAGACGCTCCGATAATTTGACTGTCATGGGACAAAGGCTGAAGATGACAGATGAGGAAAAGGAATGA